The nucleotide window GACCAGGCAATCATAAAGGGTGCTGCCGAGGCCGTTGTCTGATTCTCGGCTGGATGTCAGCTGGTTGACTGAGCCGCCGAAACGGGCGCTCAAGCCTTCATCGATATTAACCGTTCCCGGATGGGCCATTTTAAAAATGGAAACCGTCCCTTTCACTTCTCCTCTGTCGTTCCATACCCGCACATAATCCTGATCTTTCAAGCCTTTTTCGGCAGCGACGCTTTCGGCGATTTCCACTTTCAAATATGGTTCTGGCTGGAACAGGTGGAAATGTTGCGAATGGTTTGAACGCAGCGGATGAATCGTCAGCAATGTATAAGGGTATTTTTCAGCTAGCTCGGAATTGGTCCATTTTGTTTCGGTTGGCAGCGACAGCTTGATTTTTCCGTCCGCAACGGCGGATGAAGTGAATTCATACTTGCCGCTTGGCGTTTTGAAACTCCTGTCTGCCCAGGGAATTTTATCAACGGGAAGCTCAGCGAACTTTTCCACACGGATTTTATCAAGACTGATGCCCTTTTCAGTCAAAGCTGCAAGCCCCATGCCGATGAATTCTTCTCTGGTAAAATTAAATTCGTCCCCAAACCCTAATCTTGTTGCTAGTTCTTCCCAGATCCATGCGTCTGGCTTGGCCTCACCCGGCGGTTCTACAAGTTTTGGGCCATGGTTCACATAATGATGGTACATCGACGAATAATATACATCCTCCACTTCAAAAGCGGTCGCGGCTGGTAGAACATAATCAGCAAGTTCGGCTGTATCTGTCATGAACTGGTCAATCACGACGAGAGTTTCGAGCGATTCAAATGCCTTCCGAACCCGATTTGTGTCAGGAACCTGCGTCAGCGGGTTGCCGCAGGTGACGATCCCCATTTTGATTTCTGGATCCACAGCGCTAAGAATCCCCTCGGCCTGCCTCATCATCGTGAACGTGCGTGAAGCCTTCTTTTGTTCAGGCATCGCCATGTTCTGATAATCAAAGCTCTGCCCTACCTGTTTGTTGGCATAATTGGCTCCGCCGCCCGCAATTCCAATATTGCCGCTGACAGCGACCAGTGCGTCAAGAAGTCTAATCGTGTTGCCTCCATTTTCATAGCGCTGCATTCCAAGGCCCATGATCGTGGAAACCGGGCGGTCAGCATAAACCCCTGCAAGAAGGGTAATGATTTCGGCCGGAACCTCTGTCACTTGACTGATATATTCTAACGTCACGCTATCCAGCAGAGTCTTCAAGTCCTCGAACCCTACCGTCTGATTTGCCAAAAACTCAACGTCCTGCAGCTCCATCCGGAGCAACTCTTTCATGATGCCCGCCGCTAACAGCCCATCGAAGCCAGGCTTAATGGAGATATATTCATTCGCCAGCTTGGCAGTTGCATTATAAATAGGGTCAATTACATATATCTTCGTGCCATTTTTTTTCACAGCCTGGAGGTTCTGAAAAAGGTGCATATTCGTCCGGGCGACATTCCTGCCCCAGATGACGACATGTTTGCTATTTTCCAAATCCTCAGGTGCATGGCTGTACGCGTCACCGAAATCCCAGTTCTGTGCCTCAATACCAGAGCCCCAGCAGATTGAACCTGTCAATTCAGTCACTCCGCCATAAAGATTGAAAAAGCGGCTGTCTAAATTGGAAAGCAAACCACTGTTGGAGTAATCATGGCTGTGTAAAACGGAAATGGTACCAAAATTATCTTTATAATAGGCCAGTTTTTCAGCAATTTCACCTAACGCCTGCTCCCAGGAAATCTGCTGGAATCTGCCCTCGATTTTTTTCAGTGGATAGAGCAAGCGATCTTCTGAGTTCGCCCTGTTCTCAAGCATCCTGCCGCGGCCGCAAATTTTGCCCTGGGTAATAGGGTGCTCGGGGTTGCCTTCTACCTTTGTTACTTTTCCGTCCTCCACGGTAACAAGGAACCCGCAGCTGTCCCAGCAATTCAACGGACAGGCTGAATGATGTACTGTTGCCATTTCCTCATCTCCCCACTTCTTCTCTATATCGTTCATTAATTTTAATACTAAGGATAATACAATATTGATAAAAAAAGAAGCAGGATTATTCTCCCTGCTTCGATAAAACCTTCTTCACTTTTCGTGTGAACTCTTTTCTTGGAATTAAGACACTGTGCTCGCAGCCTTCACATTTGATTCGGATATCCATGCCAAGACGGATGATTTTCCACTTGTTGGTGCCGCAAGGATGTGGTTTTTTCATTTCAACAACATCATTCAGTTGAAACTCGTGCTCCAATTTCAAAACCTCCTTGTTTATTTACCGAATTCTTTCTGCTCTCCGCCTTCCTGGCGTGAGTACATGACCATACGAGGAAATGGAATTTCAATTCCATTTTCATCAAGAACTAGTTTGATGTCCTTGCGCATCTTTCTTCCAATATACCAATGCTTCATCGGAAGAGTTTCCGCAACAATCCGCAGGATGACTTCAGACGCTGCGAATTGCTGAACCCCTAAAAGCTCTGGCGTCTTGACGAGTTCAGGATATTTCTCAGTCGTTGTCTCGAGGTACTCCTGGATGACTTTTTCTGCGTGATCTATATCCCCTTCATAAGCAATGCCGATATCCAGGACAGCGACACTGTTATAAAGCGAAAAATTGGTGACTTCCACGATACTTCCGTTGGGCAAAATATTCATTTCCCCTGTAAAGTTTTTAATCTTCGTCGTCCGCAGCCCGATTTCCTCCACAGTTCCTTCAAATTGGCCAATTCTTACATAATCTCCTACCGAGAATTGGTCTTCGAAAATAATGAAGAAGCCGGTGATGATGTCTTTCACGAGACTTTGTGCACCGAAGCCGACTGCCAAACCGACAATCCCGGCACCGGCAAGCATCGCCTTTACATCAATTGTCAGCGCTGCAAGAATGGACATAATCGCAATAAAATAGACAACATATGATAGCACATTTTCCAGCAATTTCATTAAGGTAGCTTCACGCCGTTCCGTAATCCGGAGAGGTCCTCTCGTCCTGACCTTAAAGAAGTTGCGGATTGCAATCTTTCCGACTCGGATAAACAAGCCAGTTATGATCAGGATTGCAATGATTTTCAAAACACCTTCCCCAATTGCAAACCAAAGCTTATCGTCCGTGAGTTGATTGCTTATATTATTTAAAACTTTCTGCGTCCTTGTCAGACTCTCTTCTGCTTTCGTCATTTTTTTCACCTGCCCGTAAAATTCATCCATCTATCAAACGTTATGTAACAAAGTAGAAGATTTCATACAAACACATCCATTTTAACAAGTTTTATAATGTAGTTAAAGAAGAGTGTTTGCCTGATGGCATAACAACATTTAAAAAGGTTGATTCCTCTCCTTTTATTGGAGTTGATGACGCAAAATATTGTTTTTACTCCTGTTGATTGTAGTGGAAGGTGCGTAGACTCCTCCAAAAATGCTAACGCATTTCCATCGTGCGTGGGCTAATTCGAGGAAGCTATTCAGTGTCCTGCGGGCTTGCTTAGCTGGTCAGGTGAGACCTAGGTGAAATGATTCACGTGAGGAATCATTTGCACCCCGCAGGAGCATAGCGACGATGAGGCTCAGCGCCAGCCCCAAGGAAGAATTGCTTATGAAAAAGACGGCAGTTGGTCTTTTTCATATTCTTCCAGCGGAAAGCGAAGCTCCTGGAACGAAAATCAACAGCCTTGTTCAACAGAATCATTTCATTATATTAATATAACATCAACACTTTTTAAAAGGGCCCATAACATCAAAAACCTTCGTTGGTAAAAATAAGACCTTATACCTCTATAAAAGATTCACTGCTCCAAAAGACCCTGTTTAAATCTTTCTGTTTACAGGTATGTATAGATTACAAAAAAAGTCCGTATACTGATAGTACGAATTTTAAGGAGTTGATCCAATGAATCTCAAAAACCATTTTTTCGAGCGGAAAAACAGTGTGGCGAAAATCAATCATGAGGATGAGCTGGCGGCCGAAAAGCTGGCTTCTGAAATCCTGGACCTTCTTCCTAACTTCAGTGCCAGGCCCATTGTTTTTGTCTGCATTGGAACTGACCGCTCCACCGGTGATTCATTGGGTCCGCTGATCGGAACACTGCTGGAAGAAAAGGATATCGCTCCATATCATGTGTATGGGACGCTCGATGATCCGATACATGCTGTCAATATGGATGCCAAGCTGACGGAAATCAAGCAAAAGCACTTTAATCCATTCATAATCGGCATAGACGCATGTCTTGGACGTTTGAAAAGCGTCGGCTCGATCCAGGTTGCCAATGGGCCTGTCAAGCCAGGTGCCGGTGTGAACAAGGAACTGCCGGAAGTCGGGGATATGCATATTACAGGAATTGTTAATGTCAGCGGTTTTATGGAGTTCTTCGTTTTACAGAACACAAGATTGAATCTCGTGCTAAAAATGGCCAAAACGATTGCGAACGGCATTTTCGAAAGCAGCCAGCAACGATCCAGGAAACAGGATTGGCCAAAGCTGAATTGGGACCTTGAAGCTGAACAGCCTACGGTTGTGGAATGACGATAGTGTAAAACGCCGGGAGATGATCTCCCGGCGTAATTTTATGCCAAAATGGCAATCCACAACCTTTAAGAGCGTGACATTCAATAGAGCATCCAGAGTTTAGCGGCGAGAGCAAACTAGGATCTCGCGCTTCAAACTCCGATCATATAATGCGAAATCATGACAAGTACAGCTGTAACCAGTATGCCGGGCAGGAGGTTCGCTACCCTGATTTTAGTCAGGCCAATCATGTTCAAACCGATGGCAAAAATCATCACCCCTCCTGTTGCGGTCAGCTCAAGGATGAAGCTGTCCATCAATGCCTGCGGAATCAGCTTATCGATTTGCGTTGCAAATAATGCGATACTTCCCTGATAGATCACGACTGGTATCGCTGAAAAAAGCACCCCAATACCAAGTGTGGTAGTGAGGATTAGTGCCGTGAAGCCGTCAATGATCGCTTTGGTATATAAGACGTCATGGTCGCCTCGGATCCCGCTGTCAAGTGCCCCGATAATCGCCATTGCCCCAATGACAAAAATCAACGTCGCGGTGACAAACCCCTGGGAAATGCTGCCCTCTCCTTTTGAGCCTATCTTACTTTCAAGCCAGTCCCCGACTGCATTCAGCTTATCCTCAAGCTTCCATGCCTCCCCAAGCACTGCACCGATTACCAGACTTAAGATGACGATCAGGAAATTGGCGCTCTTAAAGCCCATCTGCAGGCCCAGCACCATAACGGCAAGCCCGATGGCATGCATGACGGTGGCTTTCATATTTTCAGGTATTTTCGTCAGCAGCCTGCCCAATAAGGTTCCGATGATGATCAATAAACCATTCACCATGGTGCCAAGTAAAAACATATTGTTCACCTATTTTCAGTTTTAGTTATGTAAGGCTTTTTTCGCATTAAGTGTTGCTATGCAACTCCGTGATGAATAGTTGAAAGCAATAAGGGTGGGTGAAAGCAACAAAACGCACGAAAAGCCTATGTAAAAAAAGAAGCCATCAAAATGATAGCTTAGGAATTTTGCTTGTCTAATAATTCAAGGATTCGCTCCAGATCATCTTTAGAGAAAAACTCAATTTCAATTTTCCCCTTGTTTTTTGATTGCTTGATGTTAACCGTGGTGCCAAAGCGTTCACGAAGCGAGGTTTCCCGCTCGCGGATGAATACGTCCTTGGTCACTTTTTCGGTTTTTGTTTCACGTGGAACGACCTCGTTCATTTCCTGGATAAGCTGTTCAAGCTGGCGTACATTCATGCCTTCTTTAAGGATTTTATCGACAAGGACAGAAAGCTTGTCTTTCTTTCTTAAACCAAGAAGCGCACGGCCGTGCCCCATTGAGATTTTTCCTTCTGAAATAAGCTGCTGGATTTTCGGCGGCAGCGACAGCAACCGGATATGGTTTGCCAGGTGCGGCCGGCTTTTGCCCAGTCTTTTCGCCAGCTCTTCCTGTGTGAGCTTCAGCTTCTCAATCAAAGTTTGGTAGGCAATTCCCTCTTCAATCGGATTCAAATCTTCGCGTTGAAGGTTTTCCAGCACCGCAAGCTCCATCATTTGCTGTTCATTCAGCTCACGGACGACTGCCGGTACGGTTTCCAGCTTGGCTTCTTTTGCGGCACGGTAACGCCTTTCCCCTACTACGATTTCATAGCCTTTAATCGTTTTCCTGAGAATGATTGGCTGGAGGATTCCATGCTCCTGAATGGAAAGCTTCAATTCCTCGATCGCTTCTGGTTCAAAAACTTTTCGTGGTTGATATGGATTTGGTCTGATTTCCTTAATGCTTATTTCCTGGACCTTTTCTTCCTTTTCCGCTTCCATATTGAAGAAAGCATTCAATCCCTTACCTAAGCCTTTAGCCATTTGCAACCACTTCCTTTGCAAGATCTAAATAAACCTCTGCTCCGCGGGATTTTGGATCATAAATGATAATGGGCTCTCCATGGCTGGGAGCTTCACTCAGACGGACGTTCCTGGGAATGATCGTCTGGTAAACCTTGTCCTGGAAGTACTTCTTCACTTCCTCAATCACTTGCAGACCAAGATTCGTACGTGCATCCAGCATCGTCAGCAAGACACCTTCAATCTTCAAATCCTGGTTCAAATGCTTCTGCACCAGACGAACCGTATTCAGTAGCTGGCTCAGTCCTTCAAGCGCATAATACTCGCATTGTACAGGAATGATGACCGCATCAGAAGCTGTCAAAGCATTCAGGGTCAATAGTCCAAGTGATGGCGGACAGTCTATGATAATATAATCAAATCGGTCTTTTACTTCCTCAAGAGCCCGCTTCAGGCGAACTTCCCTCGAAATGGTAGGTACAAGCTCAATTTCCGCCCCAGCCAGCTGGATAGTTGCGGGAATCGTATATAGATTCTCAACCGCGGTAGGATGGATTACCTTGCCCGCTTCCACATCATCTACGAGCACATCATAAATGCATTGTTCAACATCCGCTTTTTCTATGCCTACACCGCTCGTCGCATTTCCCTGAGGATCTGTATCGACAAGCAGCACTTTTTTCCCTATGTATGCCAGGCATGCACCGAGATTCACCGATGTCGTCGTCTTGCCGACTCCACCCTTTTGATTCGCAATCGCGATGATTTTTCCCACATTGTCACCTTCTTTCAAACCCATAAAAATCCTATTCAGCTTTTCCAAGCACATACGTAAAATAAGGCTTTTTCCAGCACCACGCCGAAAAAAGCAATCATGTATTCTATTTTATCATGAATTCTGACAGTTGATAGAATTTTTATGAAAAAGTAATACCACTGTGAAAATAGTAAACTAGTATTGGTTTCCAGAGTGTTATCGTTATGTGAACGGGATAAGGGCTTTCTGCTAAAAAACAAAAAAGCAGGAGACAGCTTGTCCCCCACTTTCAATAGTTATTTCTTCTTTGGAATACGGATTGTGAATTGGTAAAACTCTTCAAACTCTTCTTCTTCCGAGTCGAGATTGATGCCGCTGTCAGAAACCATGCTCAGCGATTGGCGGATTGTATTGACGGCAATCCTCATGTCCTTGCTGAATGCTTTCCGCTTTGGTTTTGGTTTTTCTTCCCCTTGACTAAGGAGCTTGACGACACGTTCTTCCGTTTGCTTGACATTGAGGGATTTTTCGATGACCTCAGCCAGCACCTGTACCTGCAATTCAGGGTTTTTCAATGGAATGAGTGAACGTGCATGCCGCTCTGTGATCAATTTATTTAAAAGTGCATCCTGGACTTCCTGGGGAAGCTTCAGCAACCGCAGCTTATTTGCAACTGTCGATTGTCCTTTCCCAAGCCTTTGGGCCAATGCTTCCTGTGTGAGATTATGGATTTCCAGCAATTTCCCATAGGCCATCGCCTCTTCAATCGGTGACAGTTCCTCCCGCTGAAGATTCTCTATCAAAGCCACAGATGCCGTTTCGGAATCAGACAGGTTATTAACGATTGCCGGAACTTCTTCCCACTCAAGCTTTTTCATTGCCCGCCAGCGGCGTTCCCCGGCAATGATTTCAAATCGATCTTGGTCGTATTCCCGTACGACGATTGGCTGGATTACTCCATGTATGTGAATGGTACGGGCCAATTCTTCAATCTTTTCATCATCAAAAACAGTTCTTGGCTGGTATCTGTTTGGAATAATATGGTCAATCGGAATTTTTTTGATTTCTTCGTTTTCTATGTTGTCAAAATCCTCAACCGTTTGTTCTTCCATTTGGTTCGGTTCTTCCACTTGGTTCCGTTCTTTTTCCTTTTCTCCAAGGCCAAAAAAGCGCGAAAAAGAAGGCTTCATCACCCTACACCACCTTTATGAACTCCCTATTACATATTCTCTATAAAAATGACAAGTTCCTGCTTATAGACTCTATTATAAACTAAAATCATTTTTCAAAATAGACCAAAAAGCGTATGCGCATTGATCAGCCCCGACAGGCATAAGACGCCCTGCGAGGAGGCAGTTTCCCAGCCAGGCGACTGCGCTGAATAAACTGCCTTGCAAGCCTTGCGACGCGGCGGCAGCCGTGGGAGCAGCCTCTTCTTCGAAAAGTCCTCCCAAAATGACCCGAGCTGCTCAAAGAAGTATAATCAAGGCTGTAAACTGGCTATGCGCAGAAGCTGGATTAGACAAAAAGCGCAAGCCAGCACGTTTGATATCTGTATTTCGATAAACTCTGCACTCCTGACGGGCGTCAGGGGTGCGCGATCAGGAGCAGCATCGTTATTCTATTGGCGTTTTATTCGGAGTCCCTGGTTTTCTCGGGTACTTCTTAGGTGTTGGCTTTTGTTTGTTTATGATTAAAATATTGCGTTCACTTTTTTCTACTGGCAAAGTGAAAGAATGCGAAGATTCAAGTTTTCCTCCAAGAACGGAGATCGCTTTTTCCCCGGCCTGGAGTTCTTCCCCAGCCTGATTGCCCTTCATGGCGATAAAGGTTCCGCCTACTTTCGCAAGAGGAAGGCAAAGTTCACTCAGTACGGACATTCTTGCGACGGCCCTCGCCATCACCACTTCATATTTTTCACGATATGCCGGGTTTTGCCCGAAAGTTTCTGCGCGGTCATGGATGAAGGTTGTTCCCTCGAGACCCAGTTCCTTGGAAAGCTGTTCAAGAAACGTGATCCGCTTATTCAGGGAATCGACGATCGTGACCCTGATTTCTGGAAAAGCAATTTTTATCGGAATGCTCGGGAAGCCGGCACCGGCTCCAACATCGCACAAATCGAGCGGCTTATTGAAATCAAAATAGAAAGCGGCTGAAACGGAATCATAAAAATGCTTCAAGTACACATCCGGCTTTTCCGTAATCGCAGTTAAATTCATTTTTTCATTCCACTCGACGAGCATTTGGTAATATGTTTCATATTGCTCCATTTGCCTCTGGGAAAGCTCAATCCCCTTTTCAGCGAGCAACGATTTAAATTGATTTGTATTCATAAGCCAACCCTTTCTGATGGTTACTACTTGATCCGTGCAATGCGTCCCTGTTCGAGATACACGAGCAGGATGGAAATATCCGCAGGGTTTACACCTGAGATTCTCGATGCCTGTGCCAAAGTCAATGGCTGGACCTCTTTCAGTTTTTGTCGCGCTTCTGTCGCCAGTCCTGAAATCGCATCATAGTCGATATTTTCCGGGATTTTCTTATCTTCCATCTTCTTCAGCCTCTCAACCTGCTGAAGTGATTTTTCGATATATCCCTCATATTTAATTTGAATTTCTGTTTGTTCTTCTGTGTCGAAATCGAGCTCTCCATCGGCAGGAACGAGCTGCTTGATATGCTCATATGAAACTTCCGGACGCTTCAGGAGGTCTGAAGCACGGATTCCATCTTTCAACTCACTGCCGCCCAGCGAACGGATTAATTCCTGGACCTCAGCTGAAGGTTTGATGATGATGGACTGAAGTCGTTTCTTCTCCGCATCGATTGCCTCTTTTTTCGCCAGGAACTTCTGGTATCGTTCTTCTGTGATCAGACCAATTTCGTAACCCTTTTCGGTTAAGCGAAGATCGGCATTGTCGTGCCGCAGAAGCAGGCGGTACTCCGCTCTCGATGTCAGCAGACGGTACGGTTCATTCGTTCCTTTTGTCACGAGATCATCAATCAATACGCCAATATAGGCATCGGCACGGCTGAGGATGACTTCTTCCTTGTCCAGTGCCTTTCTGCCGGCATTGATTCCGGCCATGATTCCCTGTCCGGCAGCCTCTTCATAACCTGAAGTACCATTGATTTGGCCAGCAGTATAAAGATTTTTGATCAATTTAGTTTCCAATGTCGGCCATAGCTGCGTCGGTACAACCGCATCATACTCAATTGCATAGCCGGCACGCATCATCTGGACTTTCTCAAGACCAGGGATTGTCTGTAGGATTTTGTGCTGGACCTCTTCTGGCAAGCTGGTTGATAGTCCCTGCACATACACTTCCTGAGTGTTCCTTCCTTCTGGCTCAAGGAAAATCTGGTGGCGCGGCTTGTCATTGAAGCGGACGACCTTATCCTCGATGGATGGGCAATAGCGCGGCCCAGTCCCCTTGATCATTCCGGAATACATCGGTGAGCGGTGTAAATTGTCATCAATCAGCTGATGTGTATGCTCATTCGTATATGTCAGCCAGCAAGGAAGCTGATCAGTAATGTATTTCGTCGTTTCATAGGAAAAAGCACGGTGTACATCATCACCAGGCTGTATTTCTGTTTTAGAATAATCAATCGTGTCGCTGTGAACCCGCGGCGGCGTGCCTGTCTTGAAACGGACAAGGTCAAAGCCAAGCTCTTCAAGATGCTCCGAAAGCTTGATCGACGGTTGCTGGTTATTCGGGCCGCTTGAATACTTCAACTCACCAAGGATGATTTCCCCGCGCATATACGTCCCCGTCGTGATGACGACTGTTTTCGCACGGTAAATGGCTCCAGTCTGAGTAATGACCCCTTTACATTCACCATCTTCGACAATCAGGCGCTCCACCATGCCCTGTATCAATGTGAGGTTTTTCTGATTTTCAAGCGTCTTCTTCATTTCATTCTGATAATCAAATTTATCGGCCTGGGCCCGCAATGCACGTACTGCAGGTCCCTTGCCGGTATTAAGCATCCTCATCTGGATGTAGGTTTTATCAATATTGCGTCCCATTTCGCCGCCAAGAGCGTCAATTTCGCGCACAACAATTCCCTTTGCAGGTCCGCCGATTGACGGATTGCACGGCATGAACGCAATCATATCTAGATTGATGGTAATCATCGCTGTTTTTGCACCCATCCGCGCCGGCGCAAGAGCTGCCTCAACACCCGCATGACCGGCACCCACTACAACCACATCAAAATTCCCGGCTTCATAACCCATCCTGCTGCCTCCTTTTATGCTGCTTATAAGCTAGCCACTGTAAAAATCCATAGTCATATTGTTCTATGAAAAATTTTACTGTTTTCCAGTAACGTACTATATAGAAAATTTTCGTGAAATAATTTATTTATTTATTTATTTGTTTTTTAAAATTACTTTCCTAGACAGAACTGGGAAAATAACTGGTCAATCAAGCTTTCATGAACACTTTCACCAATGATTTCGCCAAGAAGCTCCCATGCACGGGTCAAGTCAATCTGGACGATATCGATTGGCGTTCCCATTTCCACGCCGCTGATCGCTTCTTCAATCGAATGAGCAGCCTGGTTGAGCAATGCGATATGGCGGCTGTTGGATACATAAGTCAAATCCCCTGACTCAATCGCACCTGAAAAGAACAAAGTTGAAATCGCTTCTTCAAGCTGGTCCACACCCTGATCTTCCAGCAGCGAGGTCGTAACAAGCGAATATGGCTTCGCAAGCTCCCTCACTTCAACCATATTGATTTTCTGCGGGAGATCGGTTTTGTTGACGATGACAATGACATCCATGCCTTCGACAGCTTTAAAGATGTTCTGATCCTCTTCCGAAAGCTCATCCGAATAGTTCAGAACGAGCAAGATCAAATCCGCTTCTTTCAGAACCTGGCGGGACCGCTCGACACCAATTCGTTCGACGATATCCTCCGTCTCACGGATTCCTGCTGTATCAAGAAGCCTTAATGGAACACCGCGAACATTGACATACTCTTCGATGACATCACGCGTCGTTCCTGGAATATCTGTAACAATCGCCTTATTTTCATGAACAAGGCTATTCAATAAAGAGGATTTACCTACATTAGGCCGGCCTACAATGACAGTGGAAAGCCCTTCCCTGAGGATTTTCCCTTGCTGCGAGGTTTGCAAAAGCTTTTCAAGCTCAGCTTTTACATAGTTCGCTTTTTCCAAAAGCATATGATGCGTCATTTCCTCGACATCGTCATACTCTGGATAGTCGATATTCACTTCGACATGCGCTAGAATTTCGAGAATTTCCTGGCGCAGCTTCTGGATCAGTCTTGAAAGGCGCCCCTCCATCTGGCCAAGTGCCATATTCATCGCCCGATCCGTTTTCGCCCTGATCAAGTCGATGACTGCCTCTGCCTGGGAAAGATCGATCCGTCCATTTAAAAAAGCCCGTTTTGTAAATTCTCCTGGCTCCGCCAGTCTCGCACCCTGATTCAGGACAAGCTGGAGCACACGGTTTACAGAAACAAGACCCCCATGGCAGTTGATTTCGACTACATCTTCTTTAGTGAACGTTTTCGGCCCCCTCATGACGGAGACCATTACTTCTTCAGCAACTTGTCCAGTTTTCGGTTCAATCAGATGGCCATAATGAATCGTATGCGTAGCCGCCTCGCTAAGCCTCTTGCTTCCAACACCTCTGAACAATCGGTCTGCTATTTCGAATGCCTGATCCCCGCTCAAACGGACAATCGCGATCGCACCTTCACCCATCGGCGTAGAGATCGCCGCAATCGTATCAAATTCCACATGCTTCACCCCACTTTTTTTAAAAAAATAATATATATAAAAAGATTGAAGTTTGTTTTCTACAAATTACTAGAATAACACATCAGTTTAGCGAAAAAAAGAAAGGAATTTTCTCTATCGCCAAATTATCCACAACAAATAAAATAAACTCTTTTAATTTTAACTTATCCACATGTGAATAACAATAAAACCAGGCGAGGAAATTTTGCATTGTGGAAAAACTCACGGGGAAATTCATAAGGATTTTCTGCCATTCGAAAAACTGGTAAAAACCGCGGCAAATTTCCAAGTCGCCAATAAAAACTGATTTTCGCCAGAAAACAGCTCATAATCGCCAATATAATTAAATTTTCGCCAATAAACATATTAGGCAGATCATAATCGTGATCTAAACATGATTATTCAAGTCAGATTAAGCTGCCAGGGTTCATTTTTTCATAAAATAACAACAAAAAAACCCGAACCTGGACCAGGTTCGGGTTACATTTCTTTATTTAGACGGTGCGATCACAATATGCCTGTGCGGCTCTGTGCCGTCTGAAAAAGTTTTGATTTTCTTGTTTGACATCAATGCAGTATGAATCACTTTGCGTTCATACGAAGGCATCGGTTCAAGCGCGACGTTTTGTCCGGTTCTTACTGCTTTTTGTGCCAGGCGTTCAGCCAGCTGGACGAGTGTATCGTTCCGGCGCTGACGGTAATCCTCCGCATCAAGTACCACAGTAGCGTACTGATCAGAATATCGGTTTACCACGAGCTGCGTTAAAAATTGCAGCGAATTCAGTGTTTGGCCTCTTTTTCCGATCAGCAAAGCGATTTTTTCACCTGACATCGTCAATAGGACTGTTTTTCCTTCTTTTTTCACATCCACGTCAATGGATGCACCCATTTTTTCGCCAACCGATTTCAAATAATTTACGGCTTCTTCAACAGCATCGA belongs to Mesobacillus sp. AQ2 and includes:
- the yyaC gene encoding spore protease YyaC; translated protein: MNLKNHFFERKNSVAKINHEDELAAEKLASEILDLLPNFSARPIVFVCIGTDRSTGDSLGPLIGTLLEEKDIAPYHVYGTLDDPIHAVNMDAKLTEIKQKHFNPFIIGIDACLGRLKSVGSIQVANGPVKPGAGVNKELPEVGDMHITGIVNVSGFMEFFVLQNTRLNLVLKMAKTIANGIFESSQQRSRKQDWPKLNWDLEAEQPTVVE
- a CDS encoding ParB/RepB/Spo0J family partition protein — translated: MAKGLGKGLNAFFNMEAEKEEKVQEISIKEIRPNPYQPRKVFEPEAIEELKLSIQEHGILQPIILRKTIKGYEIVVGERRYRAAKEAKLETVPAVVRELNEQQMMELAVLENLQREDLNPIEEGIAYQTLIEKLKLTQEELAKRLGKSRPHLANHIRLLSLPPKIQQLISEGKISMGHGRALLGLRKKDKLSVLVDKILKEGMNVRQLEQLIQEMNEVVPRETKTEKVTKDVFIRERETSLRERFGTTVNIKQSKNKGKIEIEFFSKDDLERILELLDKQNS
- a CDS encoding DUF554 domain-containing protein, giving the protein MFLLGTMVNGLLIIIGTLLGRLLTKIPENMKATVMHAIGLAVMVLGLQMGFKSANFLIVILSLVIGAVLGEAWKLEDKLNAVGDWLESKIGSKGEGSISQGFVTATLIFVIGAMAIIGALDSGIRGDHDVLYTKAIIDGFTALILTTTLGIGVLFSAIPVVIYQGSIALFATQIDKLIPQALMDSFILELTATGGVMIFAIGLNMIGLTKIRVANLLPGILVTAVLVMISHYMIGV
- a CDS encoding DUF951 domain-containing protein; this encodes MKLEHEFQLNDVVEMKKPHPCGTNKWKIIRLGMDIRIKCEGCEHSVLIPRKEFTRKVKKVLSKQGE
- a CDS encoding molybdopterin-dependent oxidoreductase, which encodes MATVHHSACPLNCWDSCGFLVTVEDGKVTKVEGNPEHPITQGKICGRGRMLENRANSEDRLLYPLKKIEGRFQQISWEQALGEIAEKLAYYKDNFGTISVLHSHDYSNSGLLSNLDSRFFNLYGGVTELTGSICWGSGIEAQNWDFGDAYSHAPEDLENSKHVVIWGRNVARTNMHLFQNLQAVKKNGTKIYVIDPIYNATAKLANEYISIKPGFDGLLAAGIMKELLRMELQDVEFLANQTVGFEDLKTLLDSVTLEYISQVTEVPAEIITLLAGVYADRPVSTIMGLGMQRYENGGNTIRLLDALVAVSGNIGIAGGGANYANKQVGQSFDYQNMAMPEQKKASRTFTMMRQAEGILSAVDPEIKMGIVTCGNPLTQVPDTNRVRKAFESLETLVVIDQFMTDTAELADYVLPAATAFEVEDVYYSSMYHHYVNHGPKLVEPPGEAKPDAWIWEELATRLGFGDEFNFTREEFIGMGLAALTEKGISLDKIRVEKFAELPVDKIPWADRSFKTPSGKYEFTSSAVADGKIKLSLPTETKWTNSELAEKYPYTLLTIHPLRSNHSQHFHLFQPEPYLKVEIAESVAAEKGLKDQDYVRVWNDRGEVKGTVSIFKMAHPGTVNIDEGLSARFGGSVNQLTSSRESDNGLGSTLYDCLVNIEKVEKG
- a CDS encoding mechanosensitive ion channel family protein yields the protein MTKAEESLTRTQKVLNNISNQLTDDKLWFAIGEGVLKIIAILIITGLFIRVGKIAIRNFFKVRTRGPLRITERREATLMKLLENVLSYVVYFIAIMSILAALTIDVKAMLAGAGIVGLAVGFGAQSLVKDIITGFFIIFEDQFSVGDYVRIGQFEGTVEEIGLRTTKIKNFTGEMNILPNGSIVEVTNFSLYNSVAVLDIGIAYEGDIDHAEKVIQEYLETTTEKYPELVKTPELLGVQQFAASEVILRIVAETLPMKHWYIGRKMRKDIKLVLDENGIEIPFPRMVMYSRQEGGEQKEFGK